A single region of the Triticum dicoccoides isolate Atlit2015 ecotype Zavitan chromosome 2B, WEW_v2.0, whole genome shotgun sequence genome encodes:
- the LOC119363288 gene encoding cytochrome P450 CYP72A219-like, whose protein sequence is MVLSALMSAASVPWSPLVCGTLGFVLLWQASRLVDLLWWHPRRLERALRAQGLRGTSYRFVIGDMMDYRRRRKEAQSRSMPLRCHSIAPLVAPLLCDIVREHGKTCMSWYAMYPKVTIHDPDLAKEVLSNKFGHFEKVRFPPLSRLLAAGLAEHEGEKWVKHRRILNPAFHLEKLKLMLPALSTSCEELVNRWTQSLGSDGTYELDVFPEFRRLTGDVISRTAFGSNYLEGARVFQLQSEQVERIAGAWKIGIPGYLSLPTKNNRKMHQNNSEIESILHGLIGKRMQAMQEGENIKDNLLGLMLESNMRTSDDNGQSISGMTIKEVVEECKLFYLAGTETTSILLTWTMIVLSMHPEWQDRAREEVIGLFGKNKLEYEGINRLKTVTMILYEVLRLYSPAVAFFRKTYKEIKIGGITYPAGVLIELPLLLMNHDPVIWGRDAHEFKPERFTNGIFHASKNPGAFLPFSWGPRICIAQQFALLEAKMVFCMILQCFEFELAPSYTHAVNNIRLMRPLHGAQIKLTAI, encoded by the exons ATGGTCCTTAGCGCGCTGATGAGTGCAGCTTCAGTGCCGTGGAGCCCCCTGGTATGCGGCACCCTCGGCTTTGTGCTTCTATGGCAGGCTAGCCGGTTGGTAGATTTGCTGTGGTGGCACCCACGGCGGCTTGAGCGTGCCTTGCGCGCCCAGGGTCTTCGCGGCACGTCGTACCGCTTCGTCATCGGGGATATGATGGACTATCGGCGTCGGCGCAAGGAGGCGCAATCGAGGTCGATGCCGCTGCGCTGCCACAGCATAGCCCCCCTCGTCGCGCCGCTCCTCTGCGACATTGTCCGCGAGCATGGCAAGACGTGTATGTCTTGGTATGCTatgtaccccaaggtgacaatacacGACCCTGACTTGGCCAAGGAAGTGTTGTCCAACAAATTCGGCCACTTTGAAAAGGTCAGGTTTCCGCCGCTGTCCAGGCTGCTTGCCGCAGGCCTGGCGGAACACGAGGGCGAGAAATGGGTCAAGCATAGGAGAATCCTTAACCCTGCGTTCCATCTCGAGAAGCTCAAG CTCATGCTGCCAGCGTTGTCCACAAGCTGCGAAGAGCTTGTTAATAGATGGACGCAGTCCCTTGGCTCAGATGGTACCTATGAGTTGGATGTCTTCCCGGAGTTCCGAAGACTCACTGGAGATGTCATTTCTCGCACCGCATTTGGCAGTAACTACCTTGAAGGTGCCAGGGTTTTCCAGCTGCAATCCGAGCAAGTTGAACGCATTGCCGGGGCTTGGAAGATTGGCATTCCCGGTTACTT GTCCTTGCCCACCAAAAATAATAGAAAGATGCATCAAAATAATAGTGAAATCGAATCCATTCTACATGGTTTAATTGGAAAAAGAATGCAAGCTATGCAAGAAGGAGAAAATATCAAAGATAACTTGCTCGGCTTGATGCTTGAGTCAAACATGAGGACCTCAGATGACAATGGCCAATCCATCTCAGGAATGACCATTAAAGAGGTCGTGGAGGAATGCAAGTTGTTCTATCTTGCAGGGACAGAAACAACATCAATACTGCTCACATGGACAATGATCGTACTAAGTATGCATCCAGAGTGGCAGGACCGTGCCAGGGAGGAGGTCATTGGCTTATTTGGAAAAAACAAACTTGAGTATGAAGGCATTAACCGACTCAAAACA GTGACCATGATTCTTTACGAGGTACTTCGGCTGTACTCGCCTGCTGTCGCATTCTTCCGTAAAACGTACAAGGAGATAAAGATTGGAGGCATCACATACCCCGCCGGTGTTCTCATTGAGCTTCCCCTATTGTTAATGAACCATGACCCGGTTATATGGGGAAGAGACGCACATGAGTTCAAGCCGGAGAGGTTCACCAACGGGATCTTCCACGCGTCCAAGAATCCTGGTGCATTCCTGCCATTTAGTTGGGGGCCACGTATCTGCATTGCCCAACAATTCGCCCTTCTTGAGGCTAAGATGGTGTTTTGCATGATCCTTCAATGCTTTGAGTTTGAGCTCGCACCATCATACACTCATGCAGTAAATAACATTAGACTGATGCGCCCACTGCATGGCGCGCAAATCAAGCTCACGGCAATTTGA
- the LOC119363287 gene encoding cytochrome c6, chloroplastic-like: MHQLPLAARPAAPRSHCSWSRTACRCSLKQAPASLAVAARRCAAAPLLAASLLLAAAASPGIPASTPPAFAQSQGAALFRKACVGCHDTGGNILQPGATLSMKDLERNGVATEEEIYNITYYGKGRMPGYGEQCTPRGQCTFGPRLPEEDIKMLAAFVKSQAENGWPKIDGDVE; encoded by the exons ATGCACCAGCTTCCTCTGGCTGCGCGGCCGGCGGCGCCGCGGTCTCACTGTTCTTGGAGTAGGACGGCGTGCCGCTGTAGCTTGAAGCAGGCACCTGCCTCTCTCGCCGTGGCCGCAAGACGGTGCGCGGCCGCGCCGCTCTTGGCCGCGtcgctcctcctcgccgccgcggcGTCTCCTGGCATTCCTGCCAGTACTCCACCAG CGTTTGCCCAATCCCAAGGCGCGGCGCTGTTCCGGAAGGCGTGCGTCGGGTGCCACGACACGGGAGGGAACATCCTACAGCCG GGCGCCACCCTCTCCATGAAGGATCTTGAGAG GAACGGAGTTGCCACGGAGGAAGAGATATACAACATCACTTACTACGGGAAGGGAAGGATGCCG GGTTATGGAGAGCAATGCACGCCGAGAGGGCAGTGTACCTTCGGCCCCCGGCTGCCTGAAGAGGATATCAAGATGCTTGCAGCATTTGTCAAATCGCAAGCAGAGAACGGGTGGCCAAAGATCGACGGTGATGTCGAGTGA